One Actinomycetota bacterium genomic region harbors:
- a CDS encoding enoyl-CoA hydratase/isomerase family protein, whose amino-acid sequence MPDRYAAYPSLETERPADGVLRVVMRAPGRLNAAGPQMHRDLAGIWTEIDRDPEVRAVVVRGAGDAFSAGGDLDLVADMADDFELRVRVLREARDLVYNLLNCSKPVVSAMAGPAVGAGLVIGLLADVSIAARSARIIDGHTRLGLAAGDHAAIVWPLLCGMAKAKYHLLLCEPVSGEEAERIGLVSRCVDDAELHDVALEVAVRLAGGSQSAIRWTKYTLNNWLRLAGPTFDASLALEFVGFGGPDVREGVASFREKRPPRFTGPASE is encoded by the coding sequence ATGCCCGACCGCTACGCCGCCTACCCGAGCCTGGAGACGGAACGGCCCGCCGACGGGGTCCTGCGGGTGGTGATGCGCGCCCCCGGACGCCTCAATGCGGCCGGCCCCCAGATGCACCGCGACCTGGCCGGCATCTGGACCGAGATCGACCGCGACCCCGAGGTGCGCGCCGTGGTCGTCCGCGGGGCCGGGGACGCCTTCTCGGCCGGCGGCGACCTCGACCTGGTGGCCGACATGGCCGACGACTTCGAGCTCCGGGTGCGCGTGCTCCGCGAGGCCCGCGACCTGGTCTACAACCTGCTCAACTGCTCCAAGCCGGTGGTCTCGGCCATGGCCGGGCCGGCCGTCGGGGCCGGGCTGGTCATCGGCCTGCTGGCCGACGTGTCGATCGCCGCCCGCTCGGCCCGGATCATCGACGGCCACACCCGACTCGGGCTGGCCGCCGGCGACCACGCCGCCATCGTCTGGCCGCTGCTCTGCGGCATGGCCAAGGCCAAGTACCACCTCCTGCTGTGCGAGCCGGTATCGGGTGAGGAGGCCGAGCGGATCGGGCTGGTGTCGCGCTGCGTAGACGACGCCGAGCTGCACGACGTCGCCCTCGAGGTGGCGGTCCGGCTGGCCGGCGGCTCCCAGAGCGCCATCCGCTGGACCAAATACACCCTCAACAACTGGCTGCGCCTGGCCGGGCCGACCTTCGACGCCTCCCTGGCCCTCGAGTTCGTGGGCTTCGGCGGCCCGGACGTGCGCGAGGGGGTGGCCTCGTTCCGGGAGAAGCGCCCGCCCCGCTTCACCGGCCCGGCCTCCGAGTAA
- a CDS encoding response regulator transcription factor — MTEPTKVLVVDDQGLVRAGFRMILEAQPDIEVVGEAADGLDAVEAARRLRPDVVLMDIRMPRLDGLEATRRLAGPGTADPVRVLILTTFDLDEYVFEALRAGASGFLLKDLPREDLVAAVRVVAGGEALLAPRVTRRLIEEFARRPAGADPDPAALAALTAREREALELMARGLSNAEMATSLFVSEHTVKTHVGNVLAKLGLRDRIQAVILAYEVGLVQPGRG, encoded by the coding sequence GTGACCGAGCCAACGAAGGTCCTGGTCGTGGACGACCAGGGGCTGGTCCGGGCCGGGTTCCGGATGATCCTGGAGGCCCAGCCGGACATCGAGGTGGTCGGGGAGGCCGCCGACGGCCTGGACGCGGTCGAGGCGGCCCGGCGGCTGCGGCCCGACGTGGTCCTGATGGACATCCGCATGCCCCGCCTGGACGGGCTGGAGGCGACCCGCCGCCTGGCCGGCCCGGGGACGGCCGACCCGGTCCGGGTGCTGATCCTGACCACCTTCGACCTGGACGAGTACGTGTTCGAGGCCCTGCGGGCCGGGGCCAGCGGGTTCCTGCTCAAGGACCTGCCCCGCGAGGACCTGGTGGCGGCCGTCCGGGTGGTCGCGGGGGGCGAGGCGCTGCTCGCCCCCCGCGTCACCCGCCGCCTGATCGAGGAGTTCGCCCGCCGGCCGGCCGGGGCCGACCCCGACCCGGCCGCCCTGGCCGCCCTGACCGCCCGCGAGCGGGAGGCCCTCGAGCTGATGGCCAGAGGGCTGTCCAACGCCGAGATGGCCACCTCGCTGTTCGTGAGCGAGCACACCGTCAAGACCCACGTCGGGAACGTGCTGGCCAAGCTGGGCCTGCGCGACCGCATCCAGGCCGTGATCCTCGCCTACGAGGTCGGCCTGGTGCAGCCGGGCCGGGGCTAG